The genomic region CACGCGTACGTCAGGCGTGCAGCGTTGACCTCAGCGCCTCCTACGCGTCCTCATCGTCGTCAACATGCGGCGTACCGATAGCGCCACTCGCGTACACGCCTGCACCGGACACCGGATCAATTCCGTCAGGGATCACCGCGTCCAGTACAGAGTTCCCGTTCTCGTCCCACACCGAGGACGGCCCGGCATTGCTCACAATCGAGGTCTTGCCCAACGCAACCTCGCGCATGACGCGCAGCTGCTCGTCCATGTCGTCGCACGACGTACCAAGGTGCTCGTACTTGTGGCGTCCTGACACGCACTTGCTCATGTTTCTTTCCTTTGTTGTCGTTCATGCACATGTACTCGGATCACTCGGATCACTTGGCGCAGTCGGAGCGCCTCTACGGACACTTTTCTTGCGCTCCGAGTGATCCGTTTGAACCGAGTGCTCCGAGTGCATGTGCATGTTCATCACACTGGCAACCCGAGGCGTAGCCAAATGGGCTTCAGGTCCCTCTTTCGGAATCCGCGAGGACCGTTCCTCACGCCTCGAACGCTGTTCACCTTGGCCGCTTCGTGGATCAGCTTTCCCAGGCGCTGAGCGTTGAGATCCCGTGTGTTGTCTCGATCCGTGTCCCTCGCCCAGTACTCAGGGTTATGCGCTATCAAGCGATTGGCCAAGCGCTCGGACGACATGAAGTTCTTGTCCTCTGGCCAGACGGCATGAAGATCCATCATCAGCATGACGCCGATTGGAGGCCTGTTGATCCCGCTTTCTCGCTCAGCGTTGAACTCTGCAATGGCGTGCTTGATCAGCTTGTCCGCCGTGGCACCCCATCGCTCCCCGCCCAGCACAGCAACACGCTTGAGGGCTTTCCACTTCTCCTTCAAACGGTTCTTGCATTCGGCTGGCAGTTCGACTCGCGACGTGCCCGGCACCTGATCTCGGACGGTTTCAGCCCATTCAGCGATCCTGTCGTGAAGCTCCTTCGCCTCGTCCTCGATCTCGTCCCAGTCGGATTCCTCGACGTCTTCGCCACCGGGCATCATCACGATATGGATGCTGCGACTACGGGTGTCGTCAGGCAGCTGGGGACGATTACCGGCCATAGCCACCGGTGCAAACGTCGGCAACTTCATCGGGATGAAAGCACCGCCCTCACCCTTCACCATCAAGATGCGAGCACCTCCGACGCGGTAACCCGAGTTCAGGATGGCGATGAGGTCGTTCACTCCTTCCTTGTCGGGTTTGAGCGCTCGGTCGACTTCGTCGAGAAGCACTGTCGCCATGCTGTGTTGCAGGATGCGAGGCAAGACCGCGGGCGTCATCGACGCTGCCTGCACCGGGTTGTGGCAGAGACGGTTCATATGGTCGAGGAGCGTCGTTTTACCGGACTCAGGCGCGATACTCCCGATCATCAGTCGAGGCGTGGACTTGAGTTCAGCGACCAGGTGAGTGTGCAAGATCCATAGCGTGATGATGTCCAGGTCATCGGGGTTCATCACATTGACGAACCTCTCTATCCAGGTCCGCACGTCATCGAATAGCTGCTCGCTGTCGATCTTTCGCCGCCGTTTCTGAGGCGCCATCAGTCCTCGCTCTCTTTCACTAATTGCTTGAGCACCTGATACGGCACGTTCTTCAAGGACGGATGCCGAAAGAACGCCGCCTTCGTGCGTGCCCATTCAGGCTGTTGCTTGCATTCCCAGAGAATCCGTCGAGCGCGTCTCAGCCGATGCGCCGGCACAGGCCTCGTGTGGGCATGAAGCTTTCCGTCTTTGTCGTAAGTGAACGTCGTCGGACCTTTGCATTTCTCGGGCGATAGTTCGTTGATTCGCAGGTCTGGCGTCCTACGGTCACTTCCCCTTGCCATTTTGCTTTTCCGCTTCAGCTTTGCGTCGAGCTTTTAGACGCGCCTTCGATGCTCGTTGCCGAGCAATTTCTTTCGCTCTGTATTCCGGGTCTTGCATCCGGCGACGACGACGCTCGTTGAACCCCTCCAGATACTTTTCATATCCCGGATCTCCTTTCTTGGGAGGCGGCATTTTTACTCCTTTCAATTCCTACTGGTGTACTGCGTGTCACTACTGTCGCACAGAAGAACTCCGGCGCTATTGACAGCGAATTGACGTGCGGTGATGCATCGAATGGCATTTATCTACCAAGCATCCCCACGCAATTCACTCATGGGGACGTTGGCTGTTATTCAGGTTGTTATTGCAGGCGCTGAGATCGCTTCAGGCGTCCGTTTGATGCAAACGT from Mycobacterium sp. IDR2000157661 harbors:
- a CDS encoding DUF3631 domain-containing protein; the encoded protein is MGTHEGGVLSASVLEERAVSGAQAISERERGLMAPQKRRRKIDSEQLFDDVRTWIERFVNVMNPDDLDIITLWILHTHLVAELKSTPRLMIGSIAPESGKTTLLDHMNRLCHNPVQAASMTPAVLPRILQHSMATVLLDEVDRALKPDKEGVNDLIAILNSGYRVGGARILMVKGEGGAFIPMKLPTFAPVAMAGNRPQLPDDTRSRSIHIVMMPGGEDVEESDWDEIEDEAKELHDRIAEWAETVRDQVPGTSRVELPAECKNRLKEKWKALKRVAVLGGERWGATADKLIKHAIAEFNAERESGINRPPIGVMLMMDLHAVWPEDKNFMSSERLANRLIAHNPEYWARDTDRDNTRDLNAQRLGKLIHEAAKVNSVRGVRNGPRGFRKRDLKPIWLRLGLPV